The following DNA comes from Cellulophaga sp. HaHa_2_95.
ATTAGCGCTACATATAAGGTATTGGAATTAAATTTTGCTTTTAGAATCTCTGTTAAATCAATTAAGGTTTGGTAGGTTGTTTGGCACTCTAACAAAGATTGCCCCAATATAGGAGAATCAAAACCAGTAATACCTGTTGTGGCTGTACGTACAATTTGGTTTCTGAAAAGCCATATTAAATGATGATCTTTAAGATTTATTTGCGTATTTTTTTCAATCAGTTTGAGTCGGTTTTTTGTTAGATTTACGGTATTATAGAGCGCTAAACTGTCTGCCTCAGGATCAAAAAGTAATTCTTCTATCACCTGAAACCCAAAAGGGTTTCTGATCTTAATATCCGTAAGATCTTCTTCTTGCACTTGCAAAATGTTCGGAGCATTGAGTGACTTGTAATTATTCTTATCAATGGCGGACAAGATGGGTTCAATAGCTTTAAACTTAAATCGCGCTTTTTTATATAAATCAACATTAATTTTTGTCTCATTCGTACCCGCTATAGCATCTAGGTACTGAATACAATCATTTAATTCAGACTTATAAAATTTTGTTATTTCATCGTCTGTAGTTACTAAGGCAATTGGTTTTTTATCGTTTTTACAAGCCGTTGTTAGTAAAAGCAAAAGACATATACCAAAAGTATATGTCTTCGCTTTCATAAATAGTATTTTATTCATGATGTTCTTCAATATTATCTTTCTAAACCTTTAATCATGTACATCATTGAACCTTCTTTAGTTGCCGATGATATATCTGAAATAGCTTTAGGATCTGTAAAAGATGTACCGTCTGCTGGCTCCCAACCGTGGTTTTGAGTCATTACTAAAAAAGTGTTTTCACCGTTATTCACAACATCAGTTACATCAATCATACCTGTAATTTCCCAGGTACTTGAAACGGTACCATACCCCAAGCTTTCAGCTCTATTTTGATCACATTCTAAAACTGTTTTAATTTCTCCTGTAGCAAGATTGTATTGGTATAATTTTGCATAACCGTTTACTGCTGTATCTAAATATCCATTAGGATCTTCTTGAATGTAAGCGTAATTTTCAGTAACTAAAATGTTATCTGGAGAATGAAAACCTTCTGCTTTACCTCCAACAATATCACCATCTAGAACACAAGTAATTTTTGCGGCTCCAGTCGGGTCATTTTCATTTAATACTACTTTATAGACACGACCTAAAATAGATCCTTTTCCAACTAAATCAGCACTGTAACGACCTGTAACACAAAAATAAATTTCTCTTTGGTTGGCAGCGGAACCTCTTCTCCAATCAATATCTTCCAATCTAGAAAAGCCCATGACACCTTTTGCTTTTGCTTCCGCATCCAATGCATCAATTTCTTTCTCTTCAAGTTCTACAAATTCAACATCATACTCGGTACCTTCTTCCATATCCATTTCAAAATCAACACCAGAAGTGGTAACTTTTAAACCGTATAATTTTCCGCCACTTAAATCACCTCTATCACCAACATACATTCCTAATTGACCAGAAGGAACACTATTATCTGCGTGATCATCACCAATAAATACTACTGTTTTATCTGCATACGCATCTTTACCAATTGGCACTGCGTTTTCGGTAGACCATTGCCCTAAAGCAGGCAACATTTCTCCTGTACTAGCCGCATCCGCACTTTTTGCAGGATCTACAACAAATACGCCTTTAGAAGCACCACCCCATTCGCCACCTGATAAATATAAAGGTCCAAATCCGTGTTCTCCATTGGTGATTAAAGTACCTGAACACATAGCTGTTGATGCAGTAGCTTCAGCATTTAAAATATATTCCCCATAAAAAGGTCTTAAATTTTTATTCAACATAATACGCGCGATAGAATAATCACCTTCTATATTATTGATTAAAGTAAAAGTATCATCCCCGTTATCTAATAATCCAGCACCATCTGCTAGGGAACCATACACGAAAGTGGGTGAATTAGGAATAATATCTTCTGATGTTAATAATAAAGACATTTTTAAGTTCACAAAATCACTGGTTACTTTAAATAAATTTGGTGATTTTGAACTTGCCAAATACACTGAAGCATCCATTCCGTCTACACCATCTATGCCGTCTGCACCGTCAGCACCATCAACACCGGCTACACCATCTATACCGTCTACACCATCTTCTGGGTTACAGCTGTTAAAATTTAATGCCAATGCAGAGAGCAATAAGGCACTTAAAAAAGTTGATTTAAAGGTTTTCATAAAATTTTTAGTTTATAGTTATTTATTCTCGTTGCCAAAATTATTTATAAACCTTAAGAGCTATGTTAATTCAGTATTTTGCTTTTATTACCTCATTCTTATAAAAAAGTTAAGAGGTTATTTAAAGGTTAGAAGAACATATGGTAAACTTTGCTGCAATGTAAATTTTAAAACCAAACACTTAGCAATCAAACATTTACATGTAAACCCTTTTTAATCTTACAATTGTCTTCTTACAATAAAAGATCATCTCGCCTCCTAAATTGCTACTATTTCAATCCAATACTGTAACATTTTTTCTATTTATCATACCTATAAGTAGTTGTAAATAAACTTATTATGAGTGGAGCCGGAAATATGTTGCATGCCATTAAATCTTTAAATGCAAACAGAAAACTTTTAAAAAAACGTACTGTACGAAGTACTAACGATTATAAACGGGTTATTGATAATGCTGAAAAACCCGAATTTAAAAAAGCTACTCCTGAATTAATGAGGAACATAAAAATTAAAATTAAAAGGTATAAAGCTTTGGATAGACGGATTAACTTCTCTGCGGCATTAGCAACCTTTCTTGTGCTATTTTTAGCTTATTGGTTCCTTAGAAACTAAAAATATAGTAAATTGGTAGTCTTAACAACCTCTCAAAATATGGCTATCAAAACATTAAAAATTATTCACGCTTTTCTAATACTTAGCCTCGCAGCCTTTGCTGCTTTTACTTTTTTCGGTGGCCCTGGTTTTGTTAATGAATTTTCTATGGAAAATGATATTTTTATTTACGTTGTGCCCATTGTAGCTATGGTAGGTTATTTTGCTAGTAAATATATGTATTCAAGGGAACTTGCTGCCATAAATACTTCTGAAGACTTAAAAACGAAACTAGCGCTCTATCAAAAAGCAAATATTTTAAAATTTGCGCTATTAGAAGGTCCTGCTTTTTTAGCCTTTTTACAATTCATGTCTAACGGTTACACTTTATATTTTACTATTGGCACTACCCTACTACTCTATCTAGCCATGCAAAGTCCCAGCAAAACCAAAACTATTGAAGAACTTTCTTTAAACACTATAGAAAGAGAAAGTTTATAAATGACCACTAATTTTTATGAAAAAACTTTGGATTAAGATTTCAAGTTTACTATTATTTATGACTGCTACAGCACAAAGTCAAGACTGGCCCGATTTAGAACGATTCAAAGCAAAAAACGATAGTTTAGGTTTACCTGACGAACATGAACAACGCGTGGTTTTTATGGGGAATTCTATTACACAAGGCTGGATAGACTATGGAAACCCGAATTTATTTAAGGAAAACACTTTCATTAACAGGGGTATCAGCGGACAAACAACGCCGCAGATGTTGCTGCGTTTTAGACAAGATGTCATCAATTTAAAACCCAAAGCTGTTGTAATTTTGGGAGGCATTAATGACATTGCTGGTAATACAGGACCTTCTACATTAAAAATGATTCAAAACAATTTTGTGTCTATGGTAGAGCTAGCCCACGCCAATCAAATCAAAGTTATAATCTCTTCCGTTCTTCCTGCAAATAAGTTTGCATGGAAACCAGGCAACAATCCTGCAGACAGTGTTATTGAAATGAATACCTTTCTTAAAGCTTATGCTACAGCAAACGATTGTTACTACTTAGATTATTATGCTGCATTAGTGGATGATGAAAAAGGAATGAAAGACATCTATTCAGAAGATGGAGTGCACCCTACTGTTATAGGGTATGATATTATGACCCCATTGGTTCTAGAAGCTATAAATATCGTTTTGGAAGAATCTAATTAAAACCTCTTAATGCAAAAGCCATTAGTAAGTATTGTTATCCCTTTTAAAAATACAGAAGACTTTTTTTCAGTGTGTCTAGCTTCTATTCATGAGCAAACTTATTCAAATTTCGAAGTCATTGCTGTAGATGATAGCTCTACTGATCTTAGTAAAGCAATTGGCATGAATATGGCAAAAAAGGATCCGCGTTTTACTATTCTTACTAATGATGGTACTGGAATTATTTCAGCATTACAATTGGCATACAGCAAAGCAACAGGAACATTCATCACACGAATGGATGCTGATGATATTATGACACCTAACAGGTTAGAGGTCATGGTACAATCACTTCTAGCCCATGGTACCAATCACATCGCCGTTGGAAAAGTTTCCTATTTTTCTGAAACAGGTGTGAATGATGGTTATGCCACCTATGAGAAATGGCTGAATGGGTTGACCTCTAGAGGTACAAATTTCAGTGAAATTTACAAGGAATGTGTCATCCCCTCCCCTTGTTGGATGGTATATACCTCTGATTTTGATGCTTGTGGTGGTTTTAATACGAATACGTACCCTGAAGATTATGATTTAGCTTTTCGTTTTTACAAACATAAACTCATCTGTATTCCTTGTAAAGACGTGTTGCATTTATGGCGCGATTATTCTACCAGAACATCTAGAACCAGCGATCATTATGCAGAGAATACTTTTTTAGACCTAAAATTTGATTACTTTCAAGCAATTGAATTAGATCCTCAAAAAAATATTGTATTGTGGGGCGCTGGAAAAAAAGGAAAAACCATTGCCAAAAAGCTACTAGCCAGTAATATAGATTTTAAATGGATTTGTAATAATGAAAAGAAGATAGGGAAACATATTTATGATATAGAAATGCTGGAATCTAGTGTTTTAGCGCAACAAGAAAACCCTCAAGTAATTATTACCGTTGCCAATCATGAGGACCAAAAATATATTAAAAATCAATTAGAACATCTTAATCTAAGCACT
Coding sequences within:
- a CDS encoding SGNH/GDSL hydrolase family protein, whose protein sequence is MKKLWIKISSLLLFMTATAQSQDWPDLERFKAKNDSLGLPDEHEQRVVFMGNSITQGWIDYGNPNLFKENTFINRGISGQTTPQMLLRFRQDVINLKPKAVVILGGINDIAGNTGPSTLKMIQNNFVSMVELAHANQIKVIISSVLPANKFAWKPGNNPADSVIEMNTFLKAYATANDCYYLDYYAALVDDEKGMKDIYSEDGVHPTVIGYDIMTPLVLEAINIVLEESN
- a CDS encoding PhoX family protein codes for the protein MKTFKSTFLSALLLSALALNFNSCNPEDGVDGIDGVAGVDGADGADGIDGVDGMDASVYLASSKSPNLFKVTSDFVNLKMSLLLTSEDIIPNSPTFVYGSLADGAGLLDNGDDTFTLINNIEGDYSIARIMLNKNLRPFYGEYILNAEATASTAMCSGTLITNGEHGFGPLYLSGGEWGGASKGVFVVDPAKSADAASTGEMLPALGQWSTENAVPIGKDAYADKTVVFIGDDHADNSVPSGQLGMYVGDRGDLSGGKLYGLKVTTSGVDFEMDMEEGTEYDVEFVELEEKEIDALDAEAKAKGVMGFSRLEDIDWRRGSAANQREIYFCVTGRYSADLVGKGSILGRVYKVVLNENDPTGAAKITCVLDGDIVGGKAEGFHSPDNILVTENYAYIQEDPNGYLDTAVNGYAKLYQYNLATGEIKTVLECDQNRAESLGYGTVSSTWEITGMIDVTDVVNNGENTFLVMTQNHGWEPADGTSFTDPKAISDISSATKEGSMMYMIKGLER
- a CDS encoding glycosyltransferase family 2 protein, whose translation is MQKPLVSIVIPFKNTEDFFSVCLASIHEQTYSNFEVIAVDDSSTDLSKAIGMNMAKKDPRFTILTNDGTGIISALQLAYSKATGTFITRMDADDIMTPNRLEVMVQSLLAHGTNHIAVGKVSYFSETGVNDGYATYEKWLNGLTSRGTNFSEIYKECVIPSPCWMVYTSDFDACGGFNTNTYPEDYDLAFRFYKHKLICIPCKDVLHLWRDYSTRTSRTSDHYAENTFLDLKFDYFQAIELDPQKNIVLWGAGKKGKTIAKKLLASNIDFKWICNNEKKIGKHIYDIEMLESSVLAQQENPQVIITVANHEDQKYIKNQLEHLNLSTYKDYYFFC